In the Catenovulum adriaticum genome, CACAAGAGATGAATAGCTGGTTTTACTACGGTGGTGGTAATGAGCTATGGCGTGAACTTTATGAACCATTTGGGCTAATTCCGTTGCCGGGTGGCAACACTGGCGTGCAAATGGCAGGTTGGTTTCGTAAAGAGATTAATTCATTAGATGATTTAAAAGGTTTAAAAATGCGGATCCCGGGCTTGGCGGGCGATGTTATATCTAAACTTGGCGCCATTCCGGTTTCGTTACCTGGTGGTGAAATTTTTAGTTCAATGCAAAGTGGCGCTATTGATGCGACCGATTGGGTTGGCCCGTACAACGATCAAGCATTTGGTCTATATAAAGTCGCGCCATACTACTATGCTACAGCTTGGCAAGAAGCGGGCGCTGCAATGGAATTTATTATTAATGAAGAAGCGATGAATGCCTTGCCAAAAGATTTACAACGAATAGTAAAAGTGGCAGCTGAAAAAACCAATGCAAATATGTTGGCGTTATACACGGCTAAAAACAACCAAGCTTTACAAACGTTAATTAATGATCATCAAGTTCAGGTTAAACAGTTTCCGCAAGATGTGATAAAGGGTTTAAAACAAGCAAGTCAAGAAGTGATTGCAGATTTAGTTGCAACCGATCCACAAACCGCTAAAATTTATCAATCTTATAAGTCATTTTTAACTCGCTCTGCAAAATATCACGAGTTAACCGAATTAAATTATTACCAAAATCGTCAAGGCGTAGAGTGGCCATAAATTACTATTTATGGTTGCAACTTAACTGCGTTAACAACAACAGATAATTCATTTATCAGATATTTATAGGACTTAAATTATGGTCATTAAGCCAAAAGTTCGTGGCTTTATTTGCACAAACGCCCATCCAAAAGGGTGTGCCGCAAGTGTTCAACGTCAAATTGAATTTGTTAAACAACAACCTAAGCTAGACAATGCACCTAAAAATGTATTAGTGATAGGCTCATCAACTGGTTATGGTTTAGCTTCACGTATTATGGCAGCCTTTAACGGCGGTGCTAAAACCTTAGGCGTGTTTTTTGAAAAGCCAGCAACTGAAAAACGAACCGGTTCTGCAGGCTGGTATAACTCAGCTGCATTTCAAGCTGCGGCAGAAGCTGAAGGTTTATGGGCTGATAATATTAATGGTGATGCATTTTCAGATGAGTGCAAAGCGCAAACCATTGAAAAAATCAAAGCCGAAATGGGTAAAATTGATTTAGTTGTTTATAGCTTGGCTTCACCTCGTCGTAAACATCCCAAAACAGGTGAACTGATTTCGTCAACGCTTAAGCCAATTGAAAAAGCATACACAGCTAAAAATTTAAACACTGATAAATTAGTGATTGAAGACGTTACCATTGAACCTGCTAATCAAGAAGAAATTGATAGCACTGTGGCTGTTATGGGTGGCGAAGATTGGGAAATGTGGATTGATGCATTAAAGCAAGCCGACGTGCTAGCCGATGGTGTTAAAACGGTTGCGTACACCTATTTAGGTGATAAATTAACTTGGCCTATATATGGTGATGCCACCATAGGTAAAGCAAAAGAAGATTTATATCAAACCAGTGTCAAACTAAACGAAACGTTAGCTAACTACAAAGGCGAAGCATCAATTGGTGTATTAAAAGCCTTAGTGACTCAAGCTAGCTCTGCTATTCCTATTATGCCGCTATACATTTCATTACTTTATAAAATAATGAAAGAAGAGGGCACTCACGAAGGTTGTATTGAACAGGCGTACCGTTTGTTTGCTCAAGGTTTGTATTCTAATGAGCCGTTACAAGATCCTGAAGGTCGTTACCGTATGGACTTACCTGAGCTTAAACCTGAAACTCAAGCAAAAATTGAAGCTTTATGGCCTCAAGTAACCAGTGACAATATTTTTGAATTAACGGATTACAAATCATATAACGAAGATTTCTTGAAACTCTTTGGCTTTGGATTTGAAGAAGTTGATTATGAGCAAGATGTTAACCCAATTGTTGATTTTGATGCTTAATAAACAGGCCGACATTTAATGTCGGCCTTTTTGTTTTATTTTTGCACAATTAGGCTCAGTAGATTAAATATCTATGCATGAAATAAGAGTTTTTTGCTCTATTCTGGTTCATTTATAGATTTTTCGTAGATACGAGTCCCAAAACAATGTTAAAATCCACGGGTTAAATATAAGCGTGGTGAATACGAATTATTTTTTCATTTTTTGCCGATATATAAGTGCGAAAAATGAGGCAACACTTTCTTTATTTTTTTCGTTTTAAACCTTAAAACTAAGTGCAATGAGTATGATAACTATCAAGAAAGGCTTGGATGTTCCAGTTTCTGGCACACCACAACAAGCAATATCTAGCGGCAAAGCCGTAACTAAAGTTGCTATCCTTGGTGAAGAATACATCGGCATGCGCCCTACAATGCACGTTCGTGTAGACGACGTTGTAAAAAAAGGGCAGGTTCTTTTTGTAGATAAAAAGAATCCCGGTGTTAAATTTACTGCACCAGCTGCAGGGATAGTTAAAGAAGTCAATCGTGGGGCTAAACGTGTATTGCAATCCGTTGTGATTGAAGTACAAGGTAATGAAGAGATTACTTTTGATAAAGTAGCATCTTCAGAGTTAGCTAACTTAGAGCGCCAAAAAGTAGTCGACACTTTAGTCGAATCTGGTTTATGGACAGCTTTAAGAACTCGCCCATTCAGTAAAGTAGCTGCTATCGATTCGACCCCATCTTCAATTTTTGTCACTGCGATGGACACCAATCCACTTGCAGCCAATCCTGAAGTGATTATTGGTGAACAAGAGCAAGCCTTCAAAGATGGTTTAGCTTTGTTATCAAAATTAGCGGGTAAAGTATTTTTATGTAAAGCACCAGGCGCTAAAATTCCTGAAGCCGCTAACGTAGATGTACAAGAATTCGCAGGCGGCCATCCAGCAGGCTTAGTGGGTACACATATTCACTTCTTAGATCCTGTCAGCATGGAAAAATCAGTTTGGCACATTGGGTATCAAGACGTAATTGCTTTTGGTTTGTTGTTTACAACAGGTCAATTAAGCACTGAACGAGTGATTGCCTTAGCGGGTCCTTCTGTTAAAAATCCACGTTTAATTAAAACCGTAGTGGGTGCTTCAATTGAAGAGCTAACTGCTGGTGAATTAGCCGATGGCGAACAACGTGTGATTTCTGGTTCTGTATTAGCTGGCTTTAAAGCCAATGGTCCGCATGCTTATGTAGGTCGTTATACTAGTTTAGTATCAGTATTGCCTGAAGGCCGAGAAAAAGAATTGTTTGGCTGGGTAATGCCGGGTTCAGATATGTTCTCTGTGACACGTGCGTACTTATCGCATTTAAGTCCTAAAAAGTTATTTAACTTTACAACCACTACTCGTGGTTCGGACCGAGCTA is a window encoding:
- a CDS encoding TRAP transporter substrate-binding protein gives rise to the protein MQTIIKMMTALSLALALTACSEDKVNQSELRESFKPVTWKMVTTWPKNFPGLGTVPEQFAKDVAVMSAGRLNIKIYGAGEMVPALQIFDAVKSGAAQMGHGAAYYWKGKIPAAQFFTALPFGMNAQEMNSWFYYGGGNELWRELYEPFGLIPLPGGNTGVQMAGWFRKEINSLDDLKGLKMRIPGLAGDVISKLGAIPVSLPGGEIFSSMQSGAIDATDWVGPYNDQAFGLYKVAPYYYATAWQEAGAAMEFIINEEAMNALPKDLQRIVKVAAEKTNANMLALYTAKNNQALQTLINDHQVQVKQFPQDVIKGLKQASQEVIADLVATDPQTAKIYQSYKSFLTRSAKYHELTELNYYQNRQGVEWP
- a CDS encoding Na(+)-translocating NADH-quinone reductase subunit A, with product MITIKKGLDVPVSGTPQQAISSGKAVTKVAILGEEYIGMRPTMHVRVDDVVKKGQVLFVDKKNPGVKFTAPAAGIVKEVNRGAKRVLQSVVIEVQGNEEITFDKVASSELANLERQKVVDTLVESGLWTALRTRPFSKVAAIDSTPSSIFVTAMDTNPLAANPEVIIGEQEQAFKDGLALLSKLAGKVFLCKAPGAKIPEAANVDVQEFAGGHPAGLVGTHIHFLDPVSMEKSVWHIGYQDVIAFGLLFTTGQLSTERVIALAGPSVKNPRLIKTVVGASIEELTAGELADGEQRVISGSVLAGFKANGPHAYVGRYTSLVSVLPEGREKELFGWVMPGSDMFSVTRAYLSHLSPKKLFNFTTTTRGSDRAMVPIGNYERVMPLDILPTLLLRDLIAGDLDSAQALGCLELDEEDLALCTFVCPGKYEYGSILRDRLTQIEKEG
- the fabV gene encoding enoyl-ACP reductase FabV gives rise to the protein MVIKPKVRGFICTNAHPKGCAASVQRQIEFVKQQPKLDNAPKNVLVIGSSTGYGLASRIMAAFNGGAKTLGVFFEKPATEKRTGSAGWYNSAAFQAAAEAEGLWADNINGDAFSDECKAQTIEKIKAEMGKIDLVVYSLASPRRKHPKTGELISSTLKPIEKAYTAKNLNTDKLVIEDVTIEPANQEEIDSTVAVMGGEDWEMWIDALKQADVLADGVKTVAYTYLGDKLTWPIYGDATIGKAKEDLYQTSVKLNETLANYKGEASIGVLKALVTQASSAIPIMPLYISLLYKIMKEEGTHEGCIEQAYRLFAQGLYSNEPLQDPEGRYRMDLPELKPETQAKIEALWPQVTSDNIFELTDYKSYNEDFLKLFGFGFEEVDYEQDVNPIVDFDA